In a single window of the Terrirubrum flagellatum genome:
- a CDS encoding GntR family transcriptional regulator translates to MAQRAAADAIGFLPLYRQVKNRLVQRLLNRAWPPGHLLPSEIELAGELGVSQGTVRKALDEMAAERLLVRRQGRGTFVAEHDDARVLFQFFKMASDADGERVFPESRALEVVSRTADETERAVLSLPEKAQVTRIRRVRSLGGRPVILETITVPRSVFPGLEHGEIPNNIYGLYADRFGVTIARAQEKLKAVMLNAKDAEWLAVERGVAALQIDRLAIALDGRPVEWRVSLCLTDEFHYISDLT, encoded by the coding sequence TTGGCGCAACGAGCCGCGGCTGACGCGATCGGCTTCCTGCCGCTCTACCGGCAGGTGAAGAACAGGCTCGTCCAGCGCCTGCTCAATCGCGCCTGGCCGCCGGGGCACTTGCTGCCCAGCGAGATCGAACTTGCAGGCGAACTCGGCGTCAGCCAGGGCACCGTGCGCAAGGCGCTCGATGAAATGGCGGCCGAGCGGCTGCTGGTGCGCCGGCAGGGTCGCGGCACCTTCGTCGCCGAGCATGACGACGCCCGCGTGCTCTTCCAGTTCTTCAAGATGGCGTCGGACGCTGACGGCGAGCGCGTCTTCCCGGAAAGCCGGGCTCTGGAGGTCGTGTCGCGAACAGCCGACGAGACCGAACGCGCCGTCCTGTCGCTGCCGGAGAAGGCGCAGGTGACGCGCATTCGCCGCGTGCGCTCGCTCGGCGGGCGGCCCGTTATTCTAGAGACTATTACCGTGCCGCGCTCGGTGTTTCCTGGTCTCGAACATGGCGAGATTCCCAACAATATCTACGGGCTCTACGCCGACCGGTTCGGCGTTACCATCGCTCGCGCGCAGGAGAAGCTGAAGGCGGTGATGCTGAATGCGAAGGACGCGGAATGGCTCGCCGTCGAGCGAGGCGTCGCAGCGCTGCAAATCGACCGGCTGGCGATCGCGCTCGACGGCCGCCCCGTCGAGTGGCGCGTGAGCCTGTGCCTGACCGACGAATTCCACTATATTTCAGATCTGACCTGA
- a CDS encoding tripartite tricarboxylate transporter substrate-binding protein, protein MKFLLKAAGAALLAGLLTALPAKAQNYPEKPITLIVPFAAGGPTDVIARLLGVVMGQKLGQQIIIENIAGAGGTTAAGRVARMAPDGYTLLIHHIALPLGASLYKNLPYDTATAFEPLGLINYGPYVLTTKLDYPAKTPAELFDSFRKNAAKITFAHAGVGSGSHLCGLVLMQALGFKSDFVAYRGTGPALNDVVAGQVDVLCDQTTNTFPQIAAKTIKAFAITSAQRSPQFKDIPTMAEVGLPTLDVNVWHGLYAPRGTPVEILNKVHAALQEALADKTVLQRFDDLGTLPFPENERSREAHGKKLTSELMRLRAVVQSAGIEAVSN, encoded by the coding sequence ATGAAATTCCTGTTGAAGGCCGCCGGCGCAGCTTTGCTCGCCGGACTTCTGACGGCGTTGCCGGCCAAGGCGCAGAATTATCCGGAGAAGCCAATCACGCTGATCGTCCCCTTCGCCGCCGGCGGGCCGACCGACGTGATCGCGCGGCTGCTCGGCGTGGTGATGGGCCAGAAGCTCGGCCAGCAGATCATCATCGAGAACATCGCCGGCGCCGGCGGCACCACAGCCGCGGGTCGCGTCGCACGCATGGCGCCTGACGGCTATACGTTGCTCATCCACCATATCGCGCTGCCGCTCGGCGCTTCGCTCTACAAGAACCTTCCCTACGATACGGCGACTGCGTTCGAGCCGCTCGGCCTCATCAATTACGGGCCGTATGTTCTCACGACAAAGCTCGACTATCCCGCGAAGACGCCGGCCGAGCTTTTCGATTCCTTTCGCAAGAATGCGGCGAAGATCACTTTCGCCCATGCCGGCGTCGGATCGGGCTCTCATCTTTGCGGACTGGTGCTGATGCAGGCGCTGGGCTTCAAGAGCGACTTCGTCGCCTATCGCGGCACGGGACCGGCGCTCAACGATGTCGTCGCAGGACAGGTCGACGTGCTCTGCGATCAGACCACGAACACCTTCCCGCAGATCGCGGCGAAGACGATCAAGGCGTTCGCCATCACCTCGGCGCAACGCAGCCCGCAATTCAAGGATATCCCCACGATGGCGGAGGTCGGATTGCCGACGCTTGACGTCAATGTCTGGCACGGGCTTTACGCGCCGCGGGGAACGCCTGTGGAGATCCTCAACAAGGTTCACGCCGCGCTGCAGGAGGCGCTGGCCGACAAGACTGTGCTGCAACGGTTCGACGATCTCGGCACGCTGCCCTTCCCTGAGAATGAGCGCAGCCGCGAAGCGCATGGCAAGAAGCTGACGAGCGAGCTGATGCGGTTGCGCGCCGTTGTCCAGTCCGCAGGGATTGAGGCCGTTTCAAATTGA
- a CDS encoding UxaA family hydrolase encodes MKPHLLVHEKKDNVGVVVVEGLKAGTDMLAVVTHDNSDFRITARQDIPIGHKIALKDLKAGDTIWKYGQDVGKTTADVKKGEHLHIHNARTKRW; translated from the coding sequence ATGAAGCCCCACCTGCTGGTTCACGAAAAGAAGGACAATGTCGGCGTCGTCGTCGTCGAGGGGCTGAAGGCCGGGACCGACATGCTGGCGGTCGTCACCCACGACAATTCCGATTTCCGCATCACGGCCAGGCAGGACATTCCGATCGGCCACAAGATCGCGCTGAAGGATCTGAAGGCCGGCGACACGATCTGGAAGTATGGCCAGGACGTCGGCAAGACCACCGCCGACGTGAAGAAGGGCGAGCATCTTCACATCCACAACGCCCGGACCAAGCGCTGGTGA